The Sphingobacterium lactis sequence TTAAACTCATATGGGGGACTTACTGCTTCCCGGAAAAAACGCATCAGGAACCGATGGATCTTCGCGAATTCCAGCAGTAAGGTCTCAATTTTTTTAGCCATTAATTATTTGTATTAACGTAAATGCACCTAATCACTTCCGGCAATATTTCGAGGCAAATGTACAAATCTTTTGTTTTATACCACATTCCTCCAATCAATATTAGCTAAAACCTGCAGTACTGCAAAAAAGTTTGACAAAATAATTATACAATTAAACCTTTGGCGAAAAATGACTGTCATACCCACAAAATTGATGAACACTTTAACTCGTTGATATATGAAAAATTTAAGGACATCCGCATGGTTAGCAGCCATCTTAATAATGCTTGCAGGAGTATTCTCCAGCAACAGCGCCGCTGCCCAAGGGTATGACGACGTTGAATATGATGACTTCTACAATGAATTAGAACCCTATGGGGACTGGGATAATGACCCAGAATATGGTAGCGTTTGGTATCCCAACGAGGGATCTGATTTCAGGCCTTACGGAACCAACGGATACTGGACCATGACCGAATACGGCAACACCTGGGTTTCCAACTATTCCTGGGGATGGGCACCCTTCCACTATGGACGTTGGGTTCACAGAGGACACCGTGGATGGGCTTGGATTCCCGGATACGAATGGGGACCAGCTTGGGTAAACTGGCGCTCAGGTGGTGGTTATTACGGATGGGCACCGATGAGCCCTGGTGTGAGCATCAATGTGAACATCGGTCTGCCGATTGATCTGTGGGTATTCTTACCGACACGTCACATCTATGATCGCCACATCCCTAGATACTGGTCTTATGGTCACCGCAATGTGTACAACAGAACCACGATTATCAATAATACCTACATCGTGAACAACAACCGTTACTACGGTGGTCCTGCGCGCCGCGATATCGAAAGATCAATCGGTCGCCGGGTAGATGTACGCAACGTACGTTTTGATGGTCGCCGCGGAGCAAGCCGTGTGGATGGCCGCAATGTATCCATCTACCGCCCAGATCGCAATTCGAACAGATCTGCTACGATGCGCAATGGTCGCGGAAACAGCACCGACTCCAGAAGTGGTCGTGTGGAAGCGAACCGCAATGCACGGACAGAAAGAGGAAATGTTTCCCGTTCGGAATCCAGCAGAAACAATGGCCGTAACAACCGGGACTATACCATTTCCAGAAATGCAAATGGTCAACGCGAAATGCATATCGGGAACTCCAACAACAGATCCAACCGATCCGAAAGAGCAACCGGTAACACGAACCGCACCCCAAGTTCACGTGTACAACGTGAGCGCGGCAACAGCAACAACCGTGTGGAACGCCAGAACAGAAGTGCCGAGATCAACAGATCACAGCGCACACAGCGTCAAACGGTTGAACGCAATCGCCAACCGGAATCCAAAGGCCGCGTGTCCATGGATCGTCCCCAGCGGAACGAAACCATGAACCGCAGTTCAAGACCAACGCGTAACGAGTCCATGAACCGTAGTTCAAGACCAACGCGTAACGAGTCGATGAACCGCAGCCAACAACGTTCATCCCAACCTAGCCAGCGTCAACAACAGCAACGCCAGCCTAGGATGGAGCAACAGTCGAGATCGCAGAACCGCGTTTTCCAAACCCGGAGCAGCGGTGCTGAGCGCCAAAGCCGCCCGGCGGTACAGCGCAGCCAGCAATCTAGACCGAGCGCAAGACCACAGTCCAACCAACGCTCTTCAGGTGGTTCGGAAAGAAGTCACGGACGTTCCAATAGAGGATAATACCATACATATAGTTGAAACAATTTGTAGAAGCGGGTCGAATAAAATTCGACCCGTTTTGTTTTGTAGCCCAGAAAAGCTCATTTTTGTCCCAGCTTTTTGTTAACTTCATGTAAACACTAGCACGATATACAAGACGAATGGCAAAATTGACATCGATTTTAGATAATGATTTTTACAAGTTTACCATGCAGTACGCGGTGGTGAAACTTTTTCCGAAGGCCAAAGCCCGCTACCAGTTCATCAACCGTGGAAAACATCAGTTCCCTGAGGGATTCGATGGGAAACTGCGCGAGGCCGTCGACGAGATGGCGAACCTGAAGCTGAGCAAAGCCGAGAAGAAGTTCTTTTCCAAGACTTGCCCTTATATCGATCCGACCTATTTCGACTTTCTCCAAGGATATCAGTATGATCCGGAAGAAGTCACGATCACCCAGCAGGGACACGATCTAACGGTAACGATCGAAGGGTACTGGTACCGCACCATCCTATGGGAAGTTCCGCTGATGGCCTTGATCTGCGAACTGTACTACGAGGAAACCGGACAGCAGCGTGTTGACGATGCCGAAGTCATGAGCATCGTGGAGAAGAAAATGGATAAGTACGACAAGCTCAATATTACCATTGCTGATTTTGGTACCCGCCGCCGACACTCCCATGCCGTGCACGACCTGGTCATCAAGGCATTGAAGGAACACCCGTCGAAAACTTTCATCGGCACCAGCAATGTCCACTTCGCCATGAAATACCAAACCAAACCGATCGGCACACATGCGCACGAATGGTTCATGTTCCATGCCGCCAAATATGGCTATAAGATGGCAAACCTACTCGGTCTGGAAAACTGGTCGGATGTGTACCGCGGTGACTTGGGTATCGCCCTTTCGGACACCTATACCACGGAAGTATTCTTCAAACAATTCGATAAGAAACTGAGCAAACTCTTTGATGGGGTACGCCATGATTCCGGTGATCCGGTCGAATTTGCGAAAATGACCATTGACCATTATAAGAGCAAAGGCATCAACCCGCTCAACAAGACCATCATTTTCTCCGACGGCTTGGACTACGAAAAAGTGGTGAAGATCGTGAAATATTGCGAGGGCAAGATCGGCTACTCGTTTGGTATCGGCACCGATTTTACGAACGATGTCGGCTTGAGCCGCATGAACATTGTGATCAAGATGACCGAAGCCTTTCCTGACGAGGGCGAATGGACCCCGGTGATCAAGCTGTCCGACGAACCGAACAAACATACCGGCGACCCTGAAGAGATCAAGATGGCTAAACGCTTCCTAAATATCCCGAACCATGAATAGAGATGTGTACGGGGAGGCTTTGTACGACTTTCATGAGCTTGGTCAGTTAGCCGAGCCCCTGTTGCTGCACAGCAGCTATGGCGATATCGAGGAGATGCCCGTGGAAGTATTCTACCGTCAGGAAGAAGATATTCCCGAGCTTGAGTTCATAGCCCTGTCCCTCTGCGACGGAAAAGTATTGGATGTGGGTGCGGGTGTAGGTGTGCATGCGCTGTACCTGCAGGAAAAAGGGTTCGAGGTGGATGCCTTGGAAATTTCGGAAATTGCCTGCAACATCATGCGGAAACGTGGCGTACAACATGTCATCCATGCGGATTTCTTCAAACTGGAAGGACTACGCTACGACACCCTCCTCTTTCTCATGAACGGCATTGGCATTGCCGGCACCATTGATGGCTTCAAAAAGCTGTTGGAACATGCCAAAACCCTGATGACCGATCGAGGCCAACTGATCTTCGACAGTTCGGACATCTCCTACCTATACGATGAATACCGCATCAACCGCCCTGAACATTATTTCGGTGAGATTAACTTCCAATACGAGTATAAGGGCCAGATGGGCCAACCATTTAAATGGCTATATATCGACCAACAGACCCTGATCAAGATTGCCCATGAATTGGGTTGGGTCGTGCAGATCCTCTATGAGGATGATAACGACCAGTACCTGGTCCGCATGGAAACCAAGAAGGAAGATCACGAATTAGCTGGTCCTATAGATGATCAAACTGAAATGGATAGTTAATCCTAAAAATTTCAGCAACACAACCTTTGATAATACACGGGTCCACCATCACCAATTGAACTGTTATGCTTTAGTTCAGTTTGCTGGTGGACCTCTCCCATTTTATGGCATTATTCTCCACGGTATTTTAAATGCTTATATCCCAAGGAATGGCCAGGGGATTTCGTATATTTATTCCAGTAATTCTCCAAATCGCCCTTTTTCGGCCAAATTTCATCATCCGTAATTATTTCTGAATAAGTTTAGTAATGTCATACCGTGACCACGCTGTCGCTATGCGCATTTCGCAAATGGTGTACGCCTTACATTGCCCTTTTTATAAAACACCTTTTCTGGTAGAACCGCATGTATAGTACCTGGACCTTGTCTGAGGTGTATCCGAGGTGCGTGCGGGATGTAGTCGAGGTGAGAGCGTGCTAAGGACACGCTCTCACCTCGCTCTCAGTACGCTCTCACCACGGACGCATGTCAGACAAGGTCCGAGTAGGTTTTGAGGCGATTTTCAATTGAATTTTTATTATATAACTGAAAATCAACAGTATAACAATTTTTTAAAGCAAAAAGCAAAGTTTGAAATAAGCGTTTATATTGATATCTAGCTTCAGTGATTACCGCAAACGACGGAAAAGTAGGAAAAGGAGGTTTAATAGAGCATTGCCGGCTTTTTGAGGAGGGCGTTTAAGTGAGGTAGGTGGAGAACAGGGAAGCGCTTCGCGCTTCCCTGTTCTCCACCTACCTCACCAATTTTTTCCAATCCAAAACCCGCTGGCGCAAGAGTTGTGCGGAAGGCCTGTGCGGTGGATCTCTTGTGCCTATGGCATAAATAGTTAGGACACCCCTCTGGGGTTGGATAGCGTGTTAGCTAATTTTCTAAAATAGCTACACCTTTTCGAGGTTGTATGGGTTAAAAGACGTCTTGCTTAGCCATGCATGAAGCTATTTTAAGATAGCCATGCAACCCCGCAAGGGGTGTTCCTAAAATAGTGACACCCCGATGGGGTTGGATAACGTGTTACATATCCAATTAAAATGATTCCGCTGCCGGCATTTTTTTGCCAAAAGTCCGCCACCGCGCAGCCCATTACAAATGCCTGTCCCTAAAGTTTTCTCCTTTGGACAGATTTTCAACGTTCAACTTTTAGACAAATTTCCACCATGCAACCCCAGAGGGGTTGAACTATTTTAGCATAGCCAAATAACACGCCATGCAACCCCGCAAGGGGTGTAACTATAAATGCCATGTTTTATAACATCCTTATTTTCCAAATATAGACGTAGATATGCACCGTTTTAGGCACAAGTCCGCCACCGCGCAGCCCATCACAAAAGACGTGCGCCAGCACACCCACCAAACTGTTTCTTGAAACCGAAAACCACGCTAGCGCAAGAGTTGTGCGGAAGGCCCGTGCGGTGGATATCTTGTGCTCAAAACATGCCAAGCACACCCACTACACTGTTTCTTGAAACCGAAAACCACGCTAGCGCAAGAGTTGTGCGGAAGGCCCGTGCGGTGGATATCTTGTGCTCAAAACATGCCAAGCACACCCACTACACTGTTTCTTGAAACCGAAAACCACGCTAGCGCAAGAGTTGTGCGGAAGGCCCGTGCGGTGGATATCTTGTGCTCAAAAATCCGTCCCACACCATCATCAAACACCCTAAAACAAAAAATCCCGGAACAGTGTTCCGGGATCTCCTATATCAAAAACGATTAGTCAATATATTCAAAACCTACATACGGCACCAGAACATCAGGGATCTTGATACCTTTTTCCGTTTGGTTGTTTTCCAATAGCGTAGCGACGATGCGCGGCAATGCCAATGCAGAACCATTAAGGGTATGTGCTAATTGTGTTTTTCCGTCCTCACCTTTGAAACGTACCTTTAAGCGGTTCGCTTGGTAGGTCTCGAAGTTAGAGACAGAAGATACCTCCAACCAACGTTGCTGTGCAGCACTGTAAGTCTCCATATCATAAGTCATTGCAGAGGTGAAGCTCATATCCCCACCACAAAGGCGTAGGACACGGTAGGGCAATCCCAGTTTTTGCAACAGGGACTGTACGTAGGTGCTCATCTCTTCCAGCGTCTCGTAGGATTTCTCCGGATTGACGATCTGTACCAATTCCACTTTATCAAATTGGTGCAAGCGGTTCAAGCCACGCACATGGGCACCATAGGAACCGGCTTCACGGCGGAAACACGGTGTATAGCCACAATGCTTGATCGGGAAGTCATCGCTCTTTACGATGGTATCGCGATAGATGTTCGTAATGGGCACCTCAGCCGTTGGAATCATATAGAATTCATCCACCGTCACGTGGTACATCTGCCCTTCCTTATCCGGAAGCTGACCGGTCGCATAAGCAGAATCGGCATTCACCAAAATCGGCACCTGCACTTCGCCATAGCCCTGCTTGGTTGCTTCATCCAGGAAGAAGTTGATCAATCCACGTTGTAGGCGTGCACCCCTACCTTTATATACCGGGAAACCAGCACCTGTAATCTTGGTTCCCAATTCGAAGTCGATGATTCCGTATTTGGCAGCCAATTCCCAGTGCGGCAATGCACCTTCCGGCAATTGCGGTGCGGTTCCGTTTTCCAGAACGACCTCATTTTCTTCCGGTGTCAACCCTTTTGGCACTTGCGTATGGGGCAAGTTGGGCAATTGCAGGAGCTTATCCTGTAATTCCTGCTCCACTTGGGCAAGGTTGTCTGTCAATTCCTTGATTTGCTCTTTATATGTTGCGGATCGCGATTTGATTGCTTCAGCTTCTTCTTTCTTACCTTGACGCATCAGATCTCCAATTTGCTTAGCGGACGAGTTTGCCTCTGCTGCAATAGAGTCTGACTGATTTTGGATCTTGCGTCGCTGCTCATCTAAAGCAATGATCTGATCGACCATTTCGACGTCATTGAAGTTCTTTACGGCAAGACGTTCAATAACATGGTCCCGATTCTCTCGGATGTAATTTAATTGCAACATAAAATGCTATTTTTAATTTATTAACGTGACAAAGATAAGAAGTCATCCCCAATTAATGAACTTCAATTTAAGGAGCGTGATTTTTAGAATGGAGGCAATTTTGTATCATTGCATCATGAAAAACAGATGGATTCTTTATTTATGCCTGAGTATCTTATACTTTTTACCACATGTGGGTACTGCTCAGCAAACCGGCATCAAGGATTTTACCGTCAAAGAAAACCTTTCCCAGAACGGGAAGCTGGCGATCATTGCCGTGGATTCCATCGAAAAAACGGATAATATGGTGAATGGGGACTATAATTTTACCATCAATGGTTTTCAACAGACCTTAAAGTTTACGGATGGAGTCGCCGTTACAAGCAATCCCATTGAATCCTCTACTTTCGTTTACTTCAAGCACAAACGCGCCGATAAAGATCTGGGGAAGGTTTATTTCCTACGCGTTACAGAGAAGGGCATCAACCCTTACAAAATCAGCGGTATGCTATTGATCGCGATTCCGCTATTGATCCTCCTGATCGCCTATATGTTCAAGCGTTTCCTGGTGACTTTTCTGGTACTCGCCGTCGTATATTTATACCTCAGCTACAGCAAAGGACTGGATGTAAAGGAATTGCTCGAAAGTGTGTTCCTGGGGATAAAAGATTTGATCTAGAACGGCATTCCCACACCGAAATTATACTGGATAAAGTTGTATCGATCGGGCCAATGCGTTTCGTAGTAAGTCCGTTTAAAATCCTTCGCATTGAAGAGGTGACGGATCACCCATTGGTCAGAACCTCGGAACTGTGGATCCTTCAGCTTTAACCCGGCATCAAAGCGGATAATGAAATAATCCAGGTCCACCCGCAGGCCAAAACCTGTTCCCAAAGCGATCTGTGACAAAAATTTACTGCCATCGAACTCGCCATCCAGGTTGATCTCATTCTTGCGCATCCGCCAGATATTTCCGGCATCCAGGAATGTGGCGCCATTTAATTTAGCGCCAAAGAAATTGTTCAGCATCCGGAAACGGTATTCTGCGTTGGCTTCGATCTTGATCTCACCCAGCTGATCCAAATTCCGCAGATTCAGGCGGATATCCTGCTCGGTAGTCTCCCTGTTGTAACCTCCAGGACCCAATGTTCGCGCCTGCCAGGCACGGATGCCATTCATACCGCCCGCAAAGAAGCTCTTCTCAAAAATCAACAACTCCTTGTTGTTCCCATAGGGAACAGCGACACCGGAATTCAATCGGAAAACTAACTGTCGGTTCCCACCGAGGAATCTATACCAACGGTAATCCACCTCCCCTTTCACATATTGCAGATACGGCACACCGAACAACAGTTTTTCGCCATTATCATTTTCTTTGAACTGCAGTACGTTGCTTAGCAAGCCCAACATATTCCCGCTCATATCCACAGCACCACGGAAATAACTGAAATTATCTTTCGTGGTCAGTTTAGGAGCATTGTAGGTAAAGGCATACTGTGCACCCAATCCGAAATATTGCCTATCGTTACTGCGTACATAGAGTGCATATCCCCGATCGATCAAACTCTGCCGAAATTCGTTGTTCAAACGTCCATCACGGTATTCGATCACCACGGGGGTCAGGCTGTGCATTTTATTCGGTGCCTCATACCAGAGGTAATTCAAGCTATTGATCCAGTAGCGATTGGCATAGGTCTGGTCCTGAAAGAAGAGCTGCAGACTGGAGGAGAAGGTTGTTCTGGGCAAACCATAGCGGCCCACACTGCGGACAGGGAACGGCGTAAGCAACCTCGGAAAGGAAACATTCACACCGATCTGAAAATCGTTGTTGAAGATCTTATCGCTCAAACTTCCCGGCAAACGGGAGTCGAACAGCACCCCATAGCGTGCTCGAACCTCAATGGTCTCCGAACCACCGAAAACATTGCGGTGGGAAAACGTGTTCCCCACATTGAACCCACTCATTCCCGAGCTGAATGTAAATTCACCTTCGATCTGGTTGCTCATCGCAGCGCGCGGCACCAGTGCATAGTGTACATCCAGCTTCGCGGAATCCTTCTTCTCATAATTGATCTTTACGGAACGGAAACCGTTCATTTCATAAAGCCTATCGTAGGACAATTCTTCATTCTTGATATTGAAGCGCTGCCCGGAACGCAGAAAGGCATACCGCGCCAAGGGGCGTAGTTTAAACTTTCCCGTTTCGTCGGTATAATAAATCTTGGCCTGCTCACTAAATCTGGAGCTGGTTGATTTCTTGAGGGATGGATCGGCAGCTTCTACGGTGAGGTAGACACTATCGATGGTATAGATCTGGTGTTTACTGGAATCGGATGGGTTGGCGACCTGAATTTTCAGATCAGTTTGGTTTCCCTGGCCTAATGTATCGATGCCGACACGCATATATTGCCTTAAATAATCATAATAGCCTTCTTCACGCATTTTTGCGTACATACTTTCCCGTTCGGCATATAGATCGGCAGCGTCGTAGCGCTTACCGCTTTTTATGGTTGATTTTGGTACGACTTGGCCCAGATAGATGACCTCTACCGCTGGATCATCCACAGTTCTGTCGATGTCCTGGATCAGGTATGGATCACCGAGTTCGGCCTGAAACTCAATGCGGGCCTTTTTCTTCTTGAAGGTGACATGCGGAGATACTTTTGCATTAAAGTATCCTTTGGTCTGCAGGAATCGCTCAATCTGCACTGCAGAAAGCTCGACGACCGCAGAATCCAGAATGCGGGGTGGTTCACCTACGTTTTTGATGTTATCTTTTTTATATTGACCATCCCGCGTATTGAAGAGGTTATAGATGGTCAGGTAGAGGGGTGAATTTGGACGGATTTCATTGGCCACATATAGCCCTGCTGATTCCTTCAATTCGGGGGTAACACCGGAAAGATCAACGTCCGTCACCAAGTACTGCTGATCCTCCAGGTACTTTGCCGATCGGCAGGACGCAGAAAATAGCGACAAAAACGTTATACTTGCAAAAAATAATAAACTTCTTTTTTTTACTTTCATCCTATGTTGTCAAAAGCCCAAATCAGTCTTATCACGTCATTGCAGCATAAAAAGTTCCGCAGCCAGCATCATCTCTTCGTTGTAGAGGGCATCAAATCTGTCCTGGAATTCATGGAATCCGCCTACAAGATAGAAAAAATATATGCGACGGTTGAGGCCGTTGCAAAATTGGGGAAAATCCCCGAAAATATAAAACTTGAAGAGGTTAGTGCGCAGGAGTTTGGAAAAATAAGTTCGCTGAAAAGTCCACAGGGTGCTCTAGCACTGGTGGAGCTACCGCAATGGGATGAATTAACCCAAAAGGATCTCCAGGGAAAACACAGTTTGTTATTGGACGACGTACAGGATCCTGGCAATCTGGGAACTATTATCCGCACGGCAGAATGGTTCGGTATAGCACACATCATCTGTTCGATCGGTACGGTGGATGCCTTCAATCCGAAAGTGGTACAGGCCACCATGGGCTCCCTCTCACGAATCAAGCTGCATTATGTTGATATTGAAGCCTTCATGGCCAGCAACAGCTTGCCGATTTTTGGCGCCTTACTGGAAGGGACATCCATCTATGCCCATGATTTTGGCAAGGAAGGTCTGATTATGATGGGAAATGAGGGCAACGGCATTCGCAAGAGCCTCATTCCACAGGTGACCCAAGCCGTAACCATCCCACGTATCGGAGCCGCCGAATCCTTAAATGTCGCTGTCGCCACGACCATTTTCTGTTCCGAACTGGCAAGACAGCAATTAGCGAAATCTGAATGAACCTGGTCGATAACGAAGAACAACAACAGCCTTTATATACCCTGCAATTCGGTTTATTGTGCTTAAGCTCGCTGCTGTTTTCAGCAAGCTTCAACATGATCATCCCTGAATTGCCCAATTATCTATCTTCCCTGGGTGGAGCAGCACACAAGGGGTTAATCATTGCCCTATTTACCTTGACAGCGGGTATTTCCCGTCCTTTCAGTGGGAAGTTGACGGATAAATGGGGACGTGTGCCGGTTATGGCAATCGGCTCCTCGGTCTGTGTACTCTGTGGATTTCTGTATCCCATTCTCAGTTCCGTTGCCGGATTTTTCCTATTGCGGCTGATCCATGGTTTCTCCACGGGATTTAAACCCACAGCTACCTCAGCATACATTGCCGATATCATCCCTTCCTCGCGCTGGGGTGAAGCGCTGGGCATGCATGGCTTGTGTTTCAGCATCGGGGGTGCCGTTGGTCCAGCAGTAGGCAGTTATATTGCGTTGGACTATGGCCTCAATGCCATGTTCTACAGTTCATCCGCATTTGCCTTCCTCTCCATTATCATTGTATTCAACATGAAGGAGACCCTGAAGGACCGCAACCGGTTTACCAGTAGC is a genomic window containing:
- the pncB gene encoding nicotinate phosphoribosyltransferase — translated: MAKLTSILDNDFYKFTMQYAVVKLFPKAKARYQFINRGKHQFPEGFDGKLREAVDEMANLKLSKAEKKFFSKTCPYIDPTYFDFLQGYQYDPEEVTITQQGHDLTVTIEGYWYRTILWEVPLMALICELYYEETGQQRVDDAEVMSIVEKKMDKYDKLNITIADFGTRRRHSHAVHDLVIKALKEHPSKTFIGTSNVHFAMKYQTKPIGTHAHEWFMFHAAKYGYKMANLLGLENWSDVYRGDLGIALSDTYTTEVFFKQFDKKLSKLFDGVRHDSGDPVEFAKMTIDHYKSKGINPLNKTIIFSDGLDYEKVVKIVKYCEGKIGYSFGIGTDFTNDVGLSRMNIVIKMTEAFPDEGEWTPVIKLSDEPNKHTGDPEEIKMAKRFLNIPNHE
- the serS gene encoding serine--tRNA ligase — encoded protein: MLQLNYIRENRDHVIERLAVKNFNDVEMVDQIIALDEQRRKIQNQSDSIAAEANSSAKQIGDLMRQGKKEEAEAIKSRSATYKEQIKELTDNLAQVEQELQDKLLQLPNLPHTQVPKGLTPEENEVVLENGTAPQLPEGALPHWELAAKYGIIDFELGTKITGAGFPVYKGRGARLQRGLINFFLDEATKQGYGEVQVPILVNADSAYATGQLPDKEGQMYHVTVDEFYMIPTAEVPITNIYRDTIVKSDDFPIKHCGYTPCFRREAGSYGAHVRGLNRLHQFDKVELVQIVNPEKSYETLEEMSTYVQSLLQKLGLPYRVLRLCGGDMSFTSAMTYDMETYSAAQQRWLEVSSVSNFETYQANRLKVRFKGEDGKTQLAHTLNGSALALPRIVATLLENNQTEKGIKIPDVLVPYVGFEYID
- a CDS encoding class I SAM-dependent methyltransferase: MNRDVYGEALYDFHELGQLAEPLLLHSSYGDIEEMPVEVFYRQEEDIPELEFIALSLCDGKVLDVGAGVGVHALYLQEKGFEVDALEISEIACNIMRKRGVQHVIHADFFKLEGLRYDTLLFLMNGIGIAGTIDGFKKLLEHAKTLMTDRGQLIFDSSDISYLYDEYRINRPEHYFGEINFQYEYKGQMGQPFKWLYIDQQTLIKIAHELGWVVQILYEDDNDQYLVRMETKKEDHELAGPIDDQTEMDS
- a CDS encoding DUF6600 domain-containing protein produces the protein MKNLRTSAWLAAILIMLAGVFSSNSAAAQGYDDVEYDDFYNELEPYGDWDNDPEYGSVWYPNEGSDFRPYGTNGYWTMTEYGNTWVSNYSWGWAPFHYGRWVHRGHRGWAWIPGYEWGPAWVNWRSGGGYYGWAPMSPGVSINVNIGLPIDLWVFLPTRHIYDRHIPRYWSYGHRNVYNRTTIINNTYIVNNNRYYGGPARRDIERSIGRRVDVRNVRFDGRRGASRVDGRNVSIYRPDRNSNRSATMRNGRGNSTDSRSGRVEANRNARTERGNVSRSESSRNNGRNNRDYTISRNANGQREMHIGNSNNRSNRSERATGNTNRTPSSRVQRERGNSNNRVERQNRSAEINRSQRTQRQTVERNRQPESKGRVSMDRPQRNETMNRSSRPTRNESMNRSSRPTRNESMNRSQQRSSQPSQRQQQQRQPRMEQQSRSQNRVFQTRSSGAERQSRPAVQRSQQSRPSARPQSNQRSSGGSERSHGRSNRG
- a CDS encoding MFS transporter yields the protein MNLVDNEEQQQPLYTLQFGLLCLSSLLFSASFNMIIPELPNYLSSLGGAAHKGLIIALFTLTAGISRPFSGKLTDKWGRVPVMAIGSSVCVLCGFLYPILSSVAGFFLLRLIHGFSTGFKPTATSAYIADIIPSSRWGEALGMHGLCFSIGGAVGPAVGSYIALDYGLNAMFYSSSAFAFLSIIIVFNMKETLKDRNRFTSSMLRISRTDIIELRVIPAAVVTLLSYTAYGVILTLIPDWSEHLGITNKGLFFTAYTVASIGIRFVSGKVADRYGRISVMKVGLVIIAISLLFLGFGDSIALLVVGACIYGIGTGIFSPAVNAWTIDLSLPQYRGKAMATMYIALEAGIGGGALVAGYIYHDVILRVPYIFYGNAIVIVLAFLYILYWNSKQKKKITVKG
- a CDS encoding TrmH family RNA methyltransferase; the protein is MLSKAQISLITSLQHKKFRSQHHLFVVEGIKSVLEFMESAYKIEKIYATVEAVAKLGKIPENIKLEEVSAQEFGKISSLKSPQGALALVELPQWDELTQKDLQGKHSLLLDDVQDPGNLGTIIRTAEWFGIAHIICSIGTVDAFNPKVVQATMGSLSRIKLHYVDIEAFMASNSLPIFGALLEGTSIYAHDFGKEGLIMMGNEGNGIRKSLIPQVTQAVTIPRIGAAESLNVAVATTIFCSELARQQLAKSE
- a CDS encoding BamA/TamA family outer membrane protein; the encoded protein is MSLFSASCRSAKYLEDQQYLVTDVDLSGVTPELKESAGLYVANEIRPNSPLYLTIYNLFNTRDGQYKKDNIKNVGEPPRILDSAVVELSAVQIERFLQTKGYFNAKVSPHVTFKKKKARIEFQAELGDPYLIQDIDRTVDDPAVEVIYLGQVVPKSTIKSGKRYDAADLYAERESMYAKMREEGYYDYLRQYMRVGIDTLGQGNQTDLKIQVANPSDSSKHQIYTIDSVYLTVEAADPSLKKSTSSRFSEQAKIYYTDETGKFKLRPLARYAFLRSGQRFNIKNEELSYDRLYEMNGFRSVKINYEKKDSAKLDVHYALVPRAAMSNQIEGEFTFSSGMSGFNVGNTFSHRNVFGGSETIEVRARYGVLFDSRLPGSLSDKIFNNDFQIGVNVSFPRLLTPFPVRSVGRYGLPRTTFSSSLQLFFQDQTYANRYWINSLNYLWYEAPNKMHSLTPVVIEYRDGRLNNEFRQSLIDRGYALYVRSNDRQYFGLGAQYAFTYNAPKLTTKDNFSYFRGAVDMSGNMLGLLSNVLQFKENDNGEKLLFGVPYLQYVKGEVDYRWYRFLGGNRQLVFRLNSGVAVPYGNNKELLIFEKSFFAGGMNGIRAWQARTLGPGGYNRETTEQDIRLNLRNLDQLGEIKIEANAEYRFRMLNNFFGAKLNGATFLDAGNIWRMRKNEINLDGEFDGSKFLSQIALGTGFGLRVDLDYFIIRFDAGLKLKDPQFRGSDQWVIRHLFNAKDFKRTYYETHWPDRYNFIQYNFGVGMPF